From the genome of Egicoccus sp. AB-alg6-2, one region includes:
- a CDS encoding DUF4129 domain-containing protein — protein sequence MARDLLARPPYTDAAPGPVTDVLMRVRRWLAALLDTLLGAITGNTAFAWGLVLVATLVLLALVLRWGRQLSAGTAGARGPALPQSRTAEDWRREVDAHVRAQRWPPAVRAAYGALVAELVADGHLEHAEGRTVGEIDDHVRGVLPGRAASIATAGRVFEDVWYGHRQAVREDVDRVLAACRLQPARS from the coding sequence GTGGCCCGCGACCTGCTGGCGCGACCGCCCTACACCGACGCGGCACCGGGGCCGGTCACCGACGTGCTGATGCGGGTCCGCCGGTGGCTGGCGGCGCTGCTCGACACGCTGCTCGGGGCCATCACCGGCAACACGGCGTTCGCCTGGGGCCTGGTGCTGGTGGCCACGCTGGTGCTGCTCGCCCTCGTGTTGCGGTGGGGAAGGCAGCTGTCGGCGGGCACGGCGGGCGCTCGTGGTCCCGCCCTTCCGCAGTCGCGGACCGCCGAGGACTGGCGGCGGGAGGTCGATGCGCACGTGCGTGCCCAGCGATGGCCGCCGGCGGTGCGGGCGGCCTACGGCGCCCTGGTGGCCGAGCTCGTCGCCGACGGTCACCTCGAGCACGCCGAGGGACGCACCGTGGGGGAGATCGACGACCACGTCCGCGGCGTGCTGCCGGGGCGGGCCGCGTCGATCGCCACGGCCGGCCGGGTGTTCGAGGACGTCTGGTACGGCCACCGCCAGGCGGTCCGCGAGGACGTCGACCGGGTCCTGGCGGCGTGCCGCCTGCAGCCGGCACGCTCGTGA
- a CDS encoding DUF4350 domain-containing protein — translation MSAAAQQQQSSRGQVLRGRLGVAAAVVALVVAALLTGTTTTDEPLDPRSAGPDGLRGLVDVLTAVDVEVEVALEPPADRSTTAFVPIDRLSPQRRDDWSAWVRDGGRLVVADPVSPLHELVAVGSGVVDVIGPTTRTAGCAPLRDVRLTHADWVGFEVPEGAGEACFVLDGTDRSRAWLVAQRQGGGTVVALGSATPFTNRLLDDEDHAVLAAALLAPSPGSAVQIVPRGPVGEGERSLLDLVADNVWHGLAVLLAAVVVAASARGRRLGRPVPEPLPPVLPSDELTTSLAHLLQSSGRRDAAARRLREDARQAVARAVGVPPHGPPGRLLELAIHRLGLDPRTATDALGDGAVSDDRQLLAVHEAVRRTRARARADVSSDRPDDPST, via the coding sequence GTGAGTGCCGCAGCGCAGCAGCAGCAGTCCTCCCGGGGGCAGGTGCTGCGGGGCCGCCTGGGGGTGGCGGCCGCGGTCGTCGCCCTGGTCGTCGCCGCGCTCCTGACGGGTACGACGACCACCGACGAACCGCTCGACCCGCGCTCGGCGGGCCCCGACGGGCTGCGCGGACTCGTGGACGTGCTGACCGCGGTCGACGTCGAGGTCGAGGTCGCACTGGAACCACCGGCGGACCGGTCGACGACCGCCTTCGTGCCGATCGACCGGCTCTCGCCCCAGCGGCGCGACGACTGGTCGGCCTGGGTTCGTGACGGCGGCCGGCTCGTCGTCGCCGATCCCGTCTCGCCACTGCACGAGCTCGTTGCCGTCGGGAGCGGGGTCGTGGACGTCATCGGCCCGACGACGCGAACTGCCGGATGCGCCCCGCTCCGCGACGTGCGTCTCACCCATGCGGACTGGGTGGGCTTCGAGGTGCCCGAGGGTGCGGGCGAGGCGTGCTTCGTCCTGGACGGAACCGACCGTTCGCGCGCGTGGCTCGTGGCCCAGCGACAGGGCGGTGGCACCGTCGTCGCCCTGGGATCGGCCACGCCGTTCACGAACCGGCTGCTCGACGACGAGGATCACGCCGTCCTGGCGGCGGCGCTGCTGGCGCCCTCGCCCGGCAGCGCCGTGCAGATCGTGCCGCGCGGTCCCGTCGGTGAGGGCGAGCGCTCGCTGCTGGACCTGGTCGCCGACAACGTCTGGCACGGGCTCGCCGTGCTGCTGGCGGCGGTGGTCGTCGCCGCCTCGGCCCGCGGCCGTCGACTGGGTCGTCCGGTGCCGGAACCGCTGCCCCCGGTCCTGCCCTCCGACGAGTTGACGACCTCGCTGGCGCACCTACTGCAGAGTTCGGGCCGCCGGGACGCCGCCGCCCGGCGGTTGCGCGAGGACGCCCGACAGGCGGTCGCTCGCGCCGTCGGCGTGCCACCGCACGGTCCGCCCGGTCGGCTCCTGGAACTGGCCATCCACCGGCTGGGGCTGGACCCACGCACCGCGACCGACGCCCTCGGCGACGGCGCCGTCAGCGACGACCGGCAACTTCTCGCCGTCCACGAAGCGGTGCGGCGCACACGGGCACGCGCCCGCGCCGACGTATCGTCCGACCGACCCGACGACCCATCGACCTGA
- a CDS encoding AAA family ATPase gives MTQPVPPTTSAEPHAEAEEARSALVAVREEIAKVVVGQDAVVTGLVTALLVRGHVLLEGVPGVAKTLLVNTLAASLDLRAARVQFTPDLMPADVTGQHLLDETGTGFRFREGPVFTNLLLADEINRTPPRTQAALLEAMQERQVTTAGETRPLPDPFLVVATQNPIEYEGTYPLPEAQLDRFLFKLQVGYPTEAQEREIVARHDRSGDATDVGNVGVRRVADAASLAAGRSAVRHIRVEDPVRDYVVAVARATREAPAVQLGVSPRGTAMLLHAAKAWAWLAGRTYLTPDEVKAVAKPSLRHRLQLRPEAELDGMDADLVLDGVLDTVPVPR, from the coding sequence GTGACCCAGCCCGTACCCCCGACGACGAGCGCCGAACCACACGCCGAGGCCGAGGAAGCCCGGTCGGCCCTGGTCGCCGTGCGCGAGGAGATCGCCAAGGTCGTGGTGGGCCAGGACGCGGTCGTCACCGGGCTGGTCACGGCGTTGCTGGTCCGCGGGCACGTCCTGCTGGAGGGCGTTCCCGGGGTCGCCAAGACCCTCCTGGTCAACACCCTGGCCGCGAGCCTGGACCTGCGGGCGGCCCGCGTCCAGTTCACCCCCGACCTGATGCCGGCCGACGTCACCGGCCAGCACCTGCTCGACGAGACGGGCACGGGATTCCGTTTCCGGGAGGGGCCGGTGTTCACCAACCTCCTGCTCGCCGACGAGATCAACCGCACGCCGCCGCGGACCCAGGCCGCCCTCCTCGAGGCCATGCAGGAGCGTCAGGTCACGACCGCGGGGGAGACGCGGCCGCTGCCGGACCCCTTCCTGGTCGTCGCGACCCAGAACCCGATCGAGTACGAGGGCACCTATCCGCTGCCCGAGGCACAGCTCGACCGCTTCCTGTTCAAGCTGCAGGTCGGCTACCCGACCGAGGCCCAGGAACGCGAGATCGTCGCGCGTCACGACCGCAGCGGGGACGCCACCGACGTCGGCAACGTCGGCGTGCGCCGGGTCGCGGACGCCGCCAGCCTCGCCGCGGGACGGTCCGCCGTCCGGCACATCCGCGTCGAGGACCCCGTCCGCGACTACGTCGTCGCGGTCGCGCGTGCCACCCGCGAGGCGCCGGCGGTGCAGCTCGGTGTCTCGCCGCGGGGGACCGCCATGCTGCTGCACGCCGCGAAGGCCTGGGCGTGGCTGGCCGGCCGTACCTATCTCACCCCCGACGAGGTGAAGGCGGTGGCGAAGCCGAGCCTGCGCCACCGGCTGCAGCTGCGGCCCGAGGCGGAACTGGACGGCATGGACGCCGACCTGGTGCTCGACGGCGTCCTCGACACCGTCCCGGTGCCACGGTGA